The Amycolatopsis jiangsuensis nucleotide sequence CGACCAGGAATTGCTCAGCACGCTCATGGAGCATAGAACGAGTTTGACACGGAATGGGCCGAGGCGACTCAACCGGGACTCAAGTACGCATTGCCACCGGCGTCACCTTCGACGCCGACGCCACCGGACGCGCCTCGGCGCAGGGAGCCGGCGAAGACAAACCGGCTGCCTGCTCCGAAGTACACGGCCTCGATCCAGGCCAGGGCAGCGCTCGCGGTGGCCTTCGCGGACGGTTCTTCGGCCGCGTTGGCGCTGATTGCGCGCGACTGCGCGATGACGTTTGAGACCGAACCGCGGCTCGGCATGCTTCCGTGCCAAGCGAAACGCGCGCCGCCGGTGGTTGCTCTCGCTGCCGGCCCGGTCGGAATCAGGTCCAGCTCACGACCGTCTCAGAATCGGTGAACCCCATGATGAAGGACACCGTGGTGCGGTTGCCGGAATTGGCGCCCACCGCGTGGACGAACGCACCGTTGAAGGCGTAGACGTCACCCTCTCGAATGTCCACACGCAACTCCTCGAACTCCGCCAGGTCTTCGGCCCGGTAAGGCAGCCCGGTCAGCTCGATGTCGAGCGCGCGCCGGGTCGCGTCGTCGGGACGGATGTTCCAGATCACCAGCCGCCCGCCGGCGGTGTGTTCGGTGCACATGTTCACCGCGCAGATCTGGTGATCCAGAACCCGCTGGATTTCGAAACCGCGCTGCCGCGGGTCCTTGCACTGCGCTTCGTCCTCGTGCGGGTCGAGCGAGAAATCGCCTTCCTTGTCCCACGCGCGGATCAGCGCGGCGCACGCCGGGCGGCCGTTCATCTCCGCCACCCGCAGCGACGCGCCCTCCTTGCCGAGAACCTCGCCGACGCCCTCACGGAACAAGTGCCATGGCGAATCGGGGGCGTCGATCACGTCGCGGACGTGCTCGGCGACCGCGGCCGACTCGTCGAGGTAGGTGCCGGCGTCCTTGTTCCAGTGGTAGGCGCCGACGTAGTGCGATGGCTCGCCCTCCCGGTGCTGTCGTGCCGGGCTGGCCCAGAACCGCTCGGTCAGATCCTTGCGCGCCGCCGCCGGGATGACATCCCTGAAGATCACCCCCAGCCTGCGTCCGTGAAGAACGTCCAACACGAGCTCGTAGTCGAGTTCGTCGCGCTCCTCGAACCGGAAGAATCCCGGATCGGCTTGCTGTCCGCTCAGTCGTGCCTTGCTCTGCTGCATCTTTTCTCTCCTTCTCGCACGCGTACACCGCTGCTCTCACAAAGCAGGGCTGGAAAGGCAGTGCTTACTGGCCGAAGTGGGCGCGAAGCTCCGTGCACGACACGATCCGCCGGTCTGCTGCGGCCTGGCGCCGGCTCACCCCTGGTCCTCGTACTCGACGTACAGTGTGCTGGCGAGGTGTTCGCGGTACGCCTCGGCTTCGGCGTCGGACCCGTGGCGGGAAATCACGATCACCGGGTATCCCGCAAAGTCCGGGTAGGGCGGCAGCAGCGTGCCAGGGCCCGCGTTCTGCACCACGTACTCCACCCGTGGGTCGGCCCGCACCGAGTCCAGTCCGTGCACTCGCTTGACTCGCCCGCCGCTTCCGACCGGTACCTGGTAGGCCGCCACGTGACCGGCCGGGACCGGCTTCTCACTCCAGTACAGCGGTTGCCTGCCGAGGTGAATGCGCAGCGCGTCGGCGGCCAGGTCGATCCCGCTTCCGACGTGCGCGAAGTGCGCCATGTATCCCCCGCCACCGATGCGCGCGCCCATCTCCAGCAGCACCGGGCGCACGCCGCCGACCAGCCGCAGTTCGGTGTGCGTGGTGCCTTCTGTGACATCGAAGGCGTGGTGCGCGGCGATCACCTCCGCCTCGGTCGCGGCGAGTACTTCGGCGGGCAGCTGGGCAGGAGCTCGCAAGGTGGTCTCCTGGAAGTATGGCCCCGTCAGCTCGCCCTTCCAGCTGATGGCGCAGACCCGGACCTCCCCCCGATGGACAAGGGATTCGGCGGAAATCTCCGGCCCGTCCAGGTACTCTTCGACCACTACGCCGACCTGCGCGGCCAATCCGTCGTTTGCACCCCGGCGCGCATCGACAAGCGCCCAGGTGCCGGCCACGGCCTCTTCGAGACCGTCCTTGTCGTCCACTCGGACCACACCGAAGCTGGAGTGACCGCTGACCGGCTTCACCACCACGGGGAACCGCAGGCTGAGCGCGTCGGCCCACCTGTCCGGGGCCTCCACGACCACGAAGCCGGGTGTGCCAAGACCAGCCTCCAGCAGGTGACGGCGCATGCTTCGCTTGTCGCGCACCAGCGCCGCCGTTTTCTCGGTGAGCCCGACGAGGCCCAGTTCCCGGGCAGCGCGCGCCACGAACGGCACCGCCTGCTCGTTGGCCGCCATGATCCCGCCGAACGGCTCCTGCCGGTAGCGTCCAGCGAGCTGGGACAGCGCGCCTTCCGGATCACCTTCTATGTCCAGCGGCAGCAGTTCGACCACGGCAGGGGCGCGCCCTGCGGACTCCTTCGTGTCGTCCCCCCTGGGAACGAGGATCAAGTCGATACCGGCCCGCTCGGCGGCCTCGAACAGCCAGGGCAGCGTCGACAGCTGACCGACGAGGACGAGTTTCGGGCGCTGGGACATAACGGTTTCTCCAAGAATCGGCGATGCGGGCAAGTCCGGGAAAGGTGGTGCCATCAGGCCGAGCGCCGGATCGGCACGCCGCTCGGCGGCGTCGCGAACGGGCGTACGCCAGGCTCCCATTCATAAGCGAACCGGCTGTCCGCATCGGGGAGCCGCGCGCGCACCAGGTAGCGCTCTCCCAGCTCCTCCAGCAGGTCCTCGGCGTCCTGGTCGCTGATCCGCAGGGACGCCGCGACCGACGCCGGCGTGACCTGATCGGGAACTCCGCGGCCGAGCAGCTCGTACGCCAGGGCCAGCGATTCGGCGGGCAGTGTCGCGAGCGTCCGCTCGAATGCGGCGCGTACGCCCAACGGGTCGCCGTCCGCGCCCTCCGCGGCGAGTAGCCAAGCCGCGGCTTGCTGGGCCGTCCAGTGTGGACGCCGGCGCAACTGCGCCGCGACGGCCAGGAGCGCGCCCGGCAGCCCCCGGCACAAGCGAACCAGCCGGCGCAGTCCTTCCTGGTCCGTCGCGATGCGGTGCCCGGGCAGGCAAGACGCCAGCAGTTGCAGGCAGTCGGGAAAGGGCAGTCCGGCCAGTTCGAGGTGGAACGCCGACGAGGACACGAACAGCCGCCGGCGGCTGCCGATCACCACCCCGCAGCCCGTGCCCGATGGCAGTAGCGGCGTCAGGTCACCCTCGTCGCACACATCGTCGAGTACTACCAGGACGCGGAGATCGGCAGTCCAGCTGCGGAACAACAGACTCAGATCGGCCGAGCCCAGCCGCAGCTGCTCCCCTGTCGCACCCAACCCGCGCAGGAACGAACGAAGGATCTCGGAGGACCGCACCCGCCGGCCCGCGTCGTCTCGCAGACGCGCGTAAAGCTGCCCATCCGGATACCAACCGCTCACCTGGTGCGCGGCGTGCAGGCACAGCTCGGTCTTCCCGGTGCTCGGGGCGCCCTCCACGATCACGACCGGCCGGCCGGTTCGCTCCCGGCCGGTCAACGCCGCAGTGAGGCGCGTCAGCTGGCCGGCGCGTCCGGTCAGACGCTCGCGCGGGGCAGGCGGATGGCAGGGCACGCGGATCGCAGCGGGCCCGGCCGTTTTCCGCTCGCCGGGACGCAGCAGTGCCTCATCCGAGGTGAGCACGGCCTTGTGCAGGGCCTGAAGCCGGGCCGAGGGGTCGAGACCCAGCTCCGCGGCGATCCGCTCGTGAGCCCGGCGGTAGACTTCCAGCGCTTCCGCCCGCCGGTCGATGCGATAAAGCGCGATCATCAAGTTGCCCTGGGCCCGCTCGTCTGTCGGTTCCCGCCGGGCCATGGAGGTGAGTTCGCCGAGCACCTCGTGGTGCCGGCCGAGGTGCAGGTCCGATTCGATCCGCAAGTGGTGTGCGCTGGTACGCAACCCCTGCAGTCTGGCCGCCTCAGCCGCCAACCTGGGTCCTTTGCGCACGTCCACCAGTACGTCGTCCCGCCAGAGCCGCAGGGCCGCAGCAGCCGTGTCACGGGCTCGGGCGAAATCCTCGTCACGGAACTCCGCTCCGGCACGGGCGAGCAGCGGCTCGAACCGGAAGACGTCAACGTGGTCCGCGGGCAGCGACAGCTGATAGCCACCGTCGACCGTGGCCAGCAGCACTTCGTCGGCCCGCACCGCGCCGGCGCTCCTCGGATTGCCGAGGGAAAACCGCTTCCGGAGCTGGTACACATACGTCTGCACCGCGGTGTGCGCACTGGCGGTCGGATCGTCGTTCCACAGCTCGTCCATGAGTTGCTCGAGGGACACCACCCGGCCCGCGTTGAGCACGAGCATCGCCAAGGTCTGGCGTACTTTCTGGGCGGCAGGCGCCAGGTTGGCGCGGTGGTCGTCCCGGTGGGCCTCGAGCGGCCCGAGAAGGTTGATTCGCATGCAATTCGCCTTGCCTCGTGTTCGTCCGGTTCCGTTCGACCGGCCGGCGACGCGCCGCGCGGCCGCCTGGACCGGGCGGTGAGAACGCGCCCGGCACAGACGGGTCCGGAATTTCTCACCCCGTTTTCGCCGCGGCCAGGTGCGGGTGATGCCGGGCGACGTTTTCGGGGAACGAGCGGATCACGCCTTTCATGACGTTGTCGCCGTAGAGGGCGAACAACGGGTTGCCGGCAACATCGGTGACTCCACCGGCACTCTCGACGTAGGGGCCGGGCAGTGGCGGCATCGTGGCATCCAGGCGAGGGTTGTAGAAGAAGGGAATGGAGTAGCGGTTGACGCCCGTGCCGGGCCGGACCACCCGATGGAGCGTGGCGCGCACGTACCCCCTTGTCGCTACCTCCAGCAGCTCTCCCAGGTTGACCACGAACGCCCCCGGAATCACCGGCACGTCGATGAACCGGTCGTCCTCGACCGCGACTTGAAGGCCACCATTGCTGTCCTGGACGAGCAGGGTGAGCAGTCCGAGATCGTTGTGGGCACCGGTTCCCTGCCCGGAGCCGTCGTCCTCGCCGGTCTGCGTGGGACCCGGGTAGTGCAGGAGTTTGAGGTGGATCTGCGGGTCCGGATCGACCACACCGTCCAGGAAGTCCGCCG carries:
- a CDS encoding ATP-grasp domain-containing protein; its protein translation is MSQRPKLVLVGQLSTLPWLFEAAERAGIDLILVPRGDDTKESAGRAPAVVELLPLDIEGDPEGALSQLAGRYRQEPFGGIMAANEQAVPFVARAARELGLVGLTEKTAALVRDKRSMRRHLLEAGLGTPGFVVVEAPDRWADALSLRFPVVVKPVSGHSSFGVVRVDDKDGLEEAVAGTWALVDARRGANDGLAAQVGVVVEEYLDGPEISAESLVHRGEVRVCAISWKGELTGPYFQETTLRAPAQLPAEVLAATEAEVIAAHHAFDVTEGTTHTELRLVGGVRPVLLEMGARIGGGGYMAHFAHVGSGIDLAADALRIHLGRQPLYWSEKPVPAGHVAAYQVPVGSGGRVKRVHGLDSVRADPRVEYVVQNAGPGTLLPPYPDFAGYPVIVISRHGSDAEAEAYREHLASTLYVEYEDQG
- a CDS encoding AfsR/SARP family transcriptional regulator; translated protein: MRINLLGPLEAHRDDHRANLAPAAQKVRQTLAMLVLNAGRVVSLEQLMDELWNDDPTASAHTAVQTYVYQLRKRFSLGNPRSAGAVRADEVLLATVDGGYQLSLPADHVDVFRFEPLLARAGAEFRDEDFARARDTAAAALRLWRDDVLVDVRKGPRLAAEAARLQGLRTSAHHLRIESDLHLGRHHEVLGELTSMARREPTDERAQGNLMIALYRIDRRAEALEVYRRAHERIAAELGLDPSARLQALHKAVLTSDEALLRPGERKTAGPAAIRVPCHPPAPRERLTGRAGQLTRLTAALTGRERTGRPVVIVEGAPSTGKTELCLHAAHQVSGWYPDGQLYARLRDDAGRRVRSSEILRSFLRGLGATGEQLRLGSADLSLLFRSWTADLRVLVVLDDVCDEGDLTPLLPSGTGCGVVIGSRRRLFVSSSAFHLELAGLPFPDCLQLLASCLPGHRIATDQEGLRRLVRLCRGLPGALLAVAAQLRRRPHWTAQQAAAWLLAAEGADGDPLGVRAAFERTLATLPAESLALAYELLGRGVPDQVTPASVAASLRISDQDAEDLLEELGERYLVRARLPDADSRFAYEWEPGVRPFATPPSGVPIRRSA
- a CDS encoding isopenicillin N synthase family dioxygenase — encoded protein: MTEDFPVLDLRDAAGSAGSKAEFLHRLRAAIHEIGFFQLVGHGVEDSEDMLELSRRFFALPEGDRLALNILDSPLFRGYSELGREHTKGVPDQRRQLDIGPEQPARSFEPGDPAYQCLVGPNKWPSAMPELRPAIESWIARLTDLSHRLLRLMLEALEAPADFLDGVVDPDPQIHLKLLHYPGPTQTGEDDGSGQGTGAHNDLGLLTLLVQDSNGGLQVAVEDDRFIDVPVIPGAFVVNLGELLEVATRGYVRATLHRVVRPGTGVNRYSIPFFYNPRLDATMPPLPGPYVESAGGVTDVAGNPLFALYGDNVMKGVIRSFPENVARHHPHLAAAKTG